A window of the Bacillus sp. E(2018) genome harbors these coding sequences:
- a CDS encoding ABC transporter permease subunit: MIRSIKFWVGISILCVFIFSSFVFALFYESDVRQVQLLYDDNKNLIGGAPFEPSLMFPLGTDPLGYDISQKVLQGAKFTLLAVIGIGVFRVLLSFIVAIPFAFYLPEKIRKGLDQLLSSFYFIPLTIIAVFILSPILNEQLSAEGEEFFLYSFAERIGLEVIILTVLVVPLLGSMIGNMMAAVLKEEFIEGAQLLGASRWRIFTKHVIPHMLPKLVIVWCQQCVQVLIIFTHLGYFKLFFGGTDVDFNPMMADPPKSLSNEWSGLVGDYYIQIHANPYIALGPIIMFGIAIYAFQLIGEGFQHHLQTRHYKKANRDRMLKKQTLVSKTKLSFDFVHNRSA; this comes from the coding sequence ATGATTCGAAGCATAAAGTTTTGGGTCGGAATCTCCATCCTTTGTGTATTCATCTTTTCCAGCTTCGTGTTCGCCTTATTTTATGAGAGTGATGTTCGCCAAGTCCAATTGCTTTATGATGATAACAAAAATTTGATAGGTGGCGCACCCTTTGAGCCATCACTCATGTTTCCTCTAGGTACAGATCCTTTAGGTTATGATATTAGCCAAAAAGTGTTGCAAGGAGCAAAATTCACGTTACTCGCAGTAATCGGAATCGGTGTGTTTCGTGTTCTGTTAAGTTTTATCGTGGCGATTCCATTTGCATTCTATCTGCCAGAAAAGATTCGTAAAGGATTGGATCAGCTGCTTAGCTCATTCTATTTTATTCCTCTGACAATCATCGCTGTTTTTATTTTGAGTCCTATTTTAAATGAGCAATTGAGCGCTGAAGGAGAAGAGTTCTTTCTTTATTCGTTTGCAGAACGAATTGGCCTCGAAGTCATAATCCTGACAGTACTCGTTGTCCCTTTACTCGGTTCGATGATCGGAAACATGATGGCAGCCGTATTAAAGGAAGAATTTATTGAAGGAGCACAGCTATTAGGTGCCAGCAGGTGGCGTATATTTACAAAACATGTAATACCTCATATGTTACCAAAGCTCGTTATTGTGTGGTGTCAACAATGCGTTCAAGTATTGATCATTTTTACTCACCTTGGCTATTTTAAACTGTTCTTTGGAGGAACAGATGTAGATTTCAATCCGATGATGGCAGATCCACCGAAATCATTATCAAATGAGTGGTCTGGTCTTGTTGGTGATTATTACATCCAAATCCATGCCAACCCGTATATTGCTCTTGGTCCAATCATCATGTTCGGAATCGCCATCTACGCTTTTCAGCTAATAGGTGAAGGTTTTCAACATCACCTACAAACGAGACATTATAAAAAGGCAAACCGTGATCGCATGTTGAAAAAACAAACCCTTGTAAGTAAAACGAAATTATCTTTTGATTTCGTGCATAACAGAAGCGCTTAA
- a CDS encoding protein-glutamine gamma-glutamyltransferase, translated as MIFVNGYPVKTAQISGFNSLTQTQKQVGEKLEKSRESFYYTSPHQFLFEVVMRTNIVAAANAMRDSGAGFATFVNSRCNPQYWRRTAYGGFLLRSDARPSDAISDIFINGKRYGFECTTAIMIMMYKAILETIGAGMFDQLFNGLLLYSTEHDEDLQIIAVPSGDSLPGDVRYVKNPEHHPNTPQWQGENLIDLGNGQFFGHGIGTGTIGEVIDVLNQKRMPGATVSAFLTAEIIRPNYRLMSEYTRHPIRRLLGGVI; from the coding sequence ATGATTTTTGTTAATGGGTATCCGGTAAAAACGGCTCAAATCTCTGGTTTTAATTCGCTGACACAAACACAGAAACAAGTAGGCGAAAAGCTTGAAAAATCCAGAGAATCGTTTTATTACACAAGTCCACATCAATTTTTATTTGAAGTGGTCATGCGTACAAATATTGTAGCAGCTGCAAACGCTATGCGTGACAGTGGAGCAGGATTCGCGACGTTCGTAAATTCGCGCTGCAATCCGCAATATTGGAGAAGAACAGCTTATGGAGGTTTTTTGCTTCGATCCGATGCCCGTCCTTCTGACGCCATTTCAGATATTTTTATCAATGGAAAACGGTACGGGTTCGAATGTACAACAGCTATCATGATCATGATGTACAAAGCGATTCTTGAAACAATTGGAGCGGGTATGTTTGATCAATTGTTTAACGGATTGCTTCTCTACAGCACGGAACATGATGAAGATCTACAGATTATTGCTGTACCATCTGGGGATTCGTTGCCGGGAGATGTGAGATATGTTAAAAATCCAGAACATCATCCGAATACGCCCCAATGGCAAGGTGAAAATTTAATCGATCTTGGAAACGGACAATTTTTTGGTCACGGCATCGGAACGGGAACAATTGGAGAAGTGATCGATGTGCTTAATCAAAAAAGAATGCCTGGTGCAACGGTTTCGGCTTTTTTAACAGCGGAGATCATAAGGCCGAACTATCGACTTATGTCGGAATACACACGTCATCCAATCCGAAGACTGCTTGGTGGAGTCATATAA
- a CDS encoding peptidoglycan DD-metalloendopeptidase family protein produces MKRKLVMATLSLSLVFSTYTVSAETLSSIKEKKEKNRSEQTEKQGELKKNQNQQDHTLNQIQKLESSIDKTLEDIGNKKESIQGTKASIEKLKKEIDVLKKRIKERDALLKERVTSMYESGGAVNYLDVVLGSKDFGDFLDRVFALNVIAEQDKAILEEHKQDKESVEKKKGQVESELLSLNADLTELEGLNQKLTDQKKQKNALLAQLETEEDHLHDHIMQLDETNELLSAQEAAIKAEIERAKREEAERKKREAEARAAAAAAAEKAREEAAAREKNKSNSGGSGSSPAPTPPPAPTPAPAPVSRDFIMPSQGFITSGFGNRSAGMHYGMDIAQGGSTVPIVAAASGTVTRAYYSSSYGNVVYITHYINGQLYTTLYAHMRSTPAVSQGQSVSQGTFLGYQGNTGASRGQHLHFELHKGPWNGSKSNAVDPRPYLQ; encoded by the coding sequence TTGAAACGTAAGCTAGTTATGGCTACACTGTCTCTCAGTCTAGTATTTAGTACATATACGGTATCGGCAGAAACTCTGTCTTCTATAAAAGAGAAAAAAGAAAAAAATCGCTCTGAGCAAACAGAAAAGCAGGGTGAATTAAAGAAGAATCAAAATCAGCAAGATCACACTTTAAATCAAATTCAAAAATTAGAGAGTTCGATCGACAAGACTCTTGAAGATATCGGAAACAAAAAAGAATCCATTCAAGGAACGAAAGCTTCAATTGAAAAACTAAAAAAAGAAATTGATGTTCTTAAAAAGAGAATCAAAGAACGTGATGCACTTCTTAAAGAACGCGTAACTTCCATGTACGAAAGCGGCGGTGCGGTAAATTATTTAGATGTGGTATTAGGTTCGAAAGATTTCGGCGACTTCCTTGATCGCGTGTTTGCACTAAACGTGATTGCTGAACAAGATAAAGCCATCTTAGAAGAACACAAACAAGATAAAGAGTCTGTTGAAAAGAAAAAAGGACAAGTCGAAAGTGAACTTTTGTCTTTAAATGCCGATTTAACGGAACTAGAAGGATTAAATCAAAAGCTAACGGACCAGAAAAAACAAAAGAATGCGCTTCTTGCACAACTAGAAACGGAAGAAGACCATCTACATGATCATATTATGCAGTTGGATGAAACGAACGAACTTCTTTCCGCACAAGAAGCAGCCATAAAAGCTGAGATCGAACGCGCAAAACGTGAAGAAGCTGAACGCAAGAAAAGAGAAGCTGAAGCAAGAGCTGCGGCTGCAGCTGCGGCAGAAAAAGCTCGTGAAGAAGCAGCGGCTAGAGAGAAGAACAAATCCAACTCTGGAGGTTCTGGCTCTTCGCCTGCACCTACTCCACCGCCAGCACCAACTCCTGCTCCAGCGCCAGTGAGTCGTGACTTTATCATGCCTTCACAAGGATTCATCACTTCAGGCTTTGGTAACAGAAGCGCGGGCATGCACTACGGAATGGATATCGCTCAAGGCGGAAGTACTGTTCCAATCGTAGCAGCAGCATCTGGAACGGTTACGAGAGCTTACTATTCCAGCTCATATGGTAACGTTGTATATATTACCCACTATATTAATGGGCAGTTGTATACAACACTGTATGCACACATGAGATCTACACCTGCTGTTAGTCAAGGTCAATCTGTCTCTCAAGGTACATTCTTAGGCTACCAAGGTAACACAGGGGCTTCAAGAGGACAGCATTTACACTTTGAATTGCATAAAGGTCCATGGAACGGCTCAAAATCAAATGCAGTCGACCCAAGACCATACCTTCAATAA